The following coding sequences are from one Capsicum annuum cultivar UCD-10X-F1 chromosome 3, UCD10Xv1.1, whole genome shotgun sequence window:
- the LOC107861728 gene encoding protein indeterminate-domain 7 isoform X1 — translation MMMKGLMNQQVPGVVEENMSNLTSASGEASVSSSNRNDNNNTTGGIYPPQYTFAPPIQQAQPAQQQIKKKRNQPGNPDPDAEVIALSPKTLMATNRFVCEICNKGFQRDQNLQLHRRGHNLPWKLKQRTSKEIRKKVYVCPETSCVHHDPARALGDLTGIKKHFCRKHGEKKWKCEKCSKRYAVQSDWKAHSKTCGTKEYRCDCGTLFSRRDSFITHRAFCDALAEESARAITGNPILPTPSTSHMNFQFQPFNAEIPVTFSLKKEQQTGFNLRPEIPSWLLVGGGGGPGPGPGPPPPSPIELSSSIFQSSRFGDQDYAQNHQQQGFMNPNPSLSGPTSGAMASSSPHISATALLQKAAQMGATMSNKASTVSAAAALGPAMLVRPHQIHVSSSATATESVNNATDFGLNLSSREDLTSGFFNSLASYGNKAATATASAVVAHATMPVSTPTPSSLNDMMNSFSSTTPTGFEGSNFDDPFSSIGILNPKNGNGDGNDDMTKDFLGLRPLSHSDIFNIAGLVNTSNENQSQNHKTWQS, via the exons atgatgatgaaaggtTTAATGAATCAACAAGTACCTGGTGTTGTGGAGGAGAACATGTCCAATTTAACATCTGCATCTGGTGAAGCTAGTGTATCTTCTTCAAATCGaaatgataacaataatactaCTGGAGGAATCTATCCTCCTCAGTATACTTTTGCTCCTCCAATTCAACAAGCCCAACCTGCACAGCAACAAatcaagaagaaaagaaatcaacCAGGAAATCCAG ACCCAGATGCTGAAGTGATAGCTTTGTCACCAAAGACACTAATGGCAACAAACAGATTTGTTTGTGAAATCTGTAACAAAGGATTTCAAAGGGATCAGAATCTGCAGCTACACAGAAGAGGACACAACTTGCCATGGAAGCTCAAGCAGAGAACAAGCAAAGAAATTAGAAAAAAGGTTTACGTTTGCCCCGAAACCAGCTGTGTTCACCATGACCCAGCAAGAGCACTTGGTGACCTTACGGGAATCAAAAAGCATTTTTGTAGAAAACATGGTGAGAAGAAGTGGAAATGCGAGAAGTGTTCAAAGCGTTACGCTGTTCAATCGGATTGGAAAGCTCACTCGAAAACTTGTGGAACTAAAGAGTATAGATGTGACTGTGGAACACTTTTCTCAAG GAGGGATAGTTTCATAACTCACAGAGCATTTTGCGATGCATTAGCGGAAGAGAGTGCAAGAGCGATAACAGGAAATCCAATTCTACCGACTCCTTCGACATCTCATATGAATTTTCAGTTTCAACCATTTAACGCTGAAATTCCAGTTACATTTTCCTTGAAGAAAGAGCAACAAACCGGGTTCAATTTGAGGCCTGAAATTCCATCATGGCTATTGGTTGGAGGTGGTGGTGGTCCTGGACCTGGTCCAGGTCCTCCTCCGCCATCACCTATTGAGCTAAGCTCATCGATCTTCCAATCCTCTAGGTTCGGTGATCAGGACTACGCGCAGAATCACCAACAACAAGGATTCATGAACCCTAACCCTAGTCTATCCGGACCTACATCCGGAGCAATGGCTTCTTCCTCTCCACATATTTCTGCAACTGCGTTGTTGCAGAAAGCAGCTCAGATGGGTGCTACCATGAGCAACAAAGCTAGTACTGTTTCTGCAGCAGCAGCATTAGGTCCAGCCATGCTGGTCAGACCCCACCAAATTCACGTGTCTTCTTCTGCTACTGCTACTGAGTCTGTTAACAACGCAACAGATTTTGGACTCAATTTGTCTTCACGTGAAGACCTTACATCTGGGTTTTTCAATAGCTTGGCTTCTTATGGAAATAAagctgctactgctactgcttcTGCCGTAGTTGCTCACGCCACAATGCCTGTATCAACTCCAACTCCGTCTTCTCTTAACGATATGATGAATTCGTTCTCTTCCACTACTCCTACCGGATTTGAAGGATCAAACTTCGATGATCCATTCAGCAGCATTGGCATTTTGAATCCAAAAAACGGCAATGGTGATGGTAACGATGATATGACGAAAGATTTCTTAGGCCTAAGACCTCTTTCACATAGCGACATTTTCAACATAGCTGGTCTAGTTAATACTTCCAATGAAAATCAATCGCAAAATCACAAAACATGGCAAAGTTAA
- the LOC107861727 gene encoding putative hydrolase C777.06c, whose translation MAVFLGIVRPPSQHSLFSIIRFTRQFSFTNNNSISISKKAKLQFKPFFTASLHSSSASSRNGDEVSANQSEIIFIGTGTSEGIPRVSCLTNPLKTCPVCSKAKEPGSRNRRLNTSILIRRTRPSGNCNLLVDVGKFFYHSALKWFPSYGIRTIDAVIITHSHADAIGGMDDLRDWTNNVQPSVPIYVASRDFEVMKKTHYYLVDKSSVVEGAAVSELQFNIIKEDPFIVHDLEIIPLPVWHGPGYRSLGFRFGSTCYISDASDIPEETYPLLHDCELLILDALRPDRSSSTHFGLPRALDEVRKIKPKRTLFTGMMHLMDHEVVNEGLLKLKETEGIDVQLSYDGLRVPVSL comes from the exons ATGGCGGTGTTTCTCGGAATAGTTCGTCCTCCGTCGCAGCATTCACTCTTCTCTATCATCCGTTTCACTCGCCAATTTTCATTCACCAATAACAATTCAATCTCAATTTCAAAAAAAGCGAAATTAcaattcaaacccttcttcactgCTTCTCTTCATTCTA GTTCTGCAAGTTCTCGGAATGGAGATGAGGTATCAGCAAATCAATCTGAGATAATATTTATAGGAACAGGAACAAGTGAAGGAATTCCGCGAGTGAGCTGCCTCACTAATCCTTTGAAGACATGCCCT GTATGCTCAAAGGCTAAAGAACCGGGTAGCAGAAATAGGAGACTGAACACCAGCATCCTTATTCGCCGCACCAGGCCGTCTGGCAACTGTAACTTACTTGTAGATGTTGGGAA GTTCTTCTACCATAGTGCTCTGAAGTGGTTTCCTTCTTATGG GATAAGAACAATTGATGCGGTCATTATAACTCATTCCCATGCTGATGCAATCGGAG GTATGGATGATCTTCGCGATTGGACTAATAATGTCCAGCCCTCTGTTCCTATTTATGTGGCCAGTCGTGACTTCGAG GTGATGAAGAAAACTCACTATTATTTGGTAGACAAAAGTAGTGTCGTTGAAGGAGCTGCAGTCTCAGAGTTGCAATTTAACATCATCAAGGAAGATCCATTCATTGTACATGATCTTGAG ATAATTCCTTTACCAGTGTGGCATGGTCCCGGTTATCGTTCTTTGGGCTTTCGATTTGGGAGTACCTGTTATATCAG TGATGCAAGTGATATACCCGAAGAAACCTATCCACTTCTACACGACTGTGAACTCCTTATCTTG GATGCTCTGCGACCAGATAGATCTTCCTCAACACATTTTGGACTTCCAAGG GCTCTGGACGAAGTgcgaaaaatcaaaccaaaaagaACACTTTTCACTG GCATGATGCATCTCATGGATCATGAAGTAGTAAATGAAGGGCTACTGAAACTGAAGGAGACAGAAGGCATCGATGTGCAACTTAGCTATGACGGGCTTCGAGTGCCAGTGAGCTTGTAG
- the LOC107861728 gene encoding protein indeterminate-domain 7 isoform X2 — MMMKGLMNQQVPGVVEENMSNLTSASGEASVSSSNRNDNNNTTGGIYPPQYTFAPPIQQAQPAQQQIKKKRNQPGNPDPDAEVIALSPKTLMATNRFVCEICNKGFQRDQNLQLHRRGHNLPWKLKQRTSKEIRKKVYVCPETSCVHHDPARALGDLTGIKKHFCRKHGEKKWKCEKCSKRYAVQSDWKAHSKTCGTKEYRSEESARAITGNPILPTPSTSHMNFQFQPFNAEIPVTFSLKKEQQTGFNLRPEIPSWLLVGGGGGPGPGPGPPPPSPIELSSSIFQSSRFGDQDYAQNHQQQGFMNPNPSLSGPTSGAMASSSPHISATALLQKAAQMGATMSNKASTVSAAAALGPAMLVRPHQIHVSSSATATESVNNATDFGLNLSSREDLTSGFFNSLASYGNKAATATASAVVAHATMPVSTPTPSSLNDMMNSFSSTTPTGFEGSNFDDPFSSIGILNPKNGNGDGNDDMTKDFLGLRPLSHSDIFNIAGLVNTSNENQSQNHKTWQS, encoded by the exons atgatgatgaaaggtTTAATGAATCAACAAGTACCTGGTGTTGTGGAGGAGAACATGTCCAATTTAACATCTGCATCTGGTGAAGCTAGTGTATCTTCTTCAAATCGaaatgataacaataatactaCTGGAGGAATCTATCCTCCTCAGTATACTTTTGCTCCTCCAATTCAACAAGCCCAACCTGCACAGCAACAAatcaagaagaaaagaaatcaacCAGGAAATCCAG ACCCAGATGCTGAAGTGATAGCTTTGTCACCAAAGACACTAATGGCAACAAACAGATTTGTTTGTGAAATCTGTAACAAAGGATTTCAAAGGGATCAGAATCTGCAGCTACACAGAAGAGGACACAACTTGCCATGGAAGCTCAAGCAGAGAACAAGCAAAGAAATTAGAAAAAAGGTTTACGTTTGCCCCGAAACCAGCTGTGTTCACCATGACCCAGCAAGAGCACTTGGTGACCTTACGGGAATCAAAAAGCATTTTTGTAGAAAACATGGTGAGAAGAAGTGGAAATGCGAGAAGTGTTCAAAGCGTTACGCTGTTCAATCGGATTGGAAAGCTCACTCGAAAACTTGTGGAACTAAAGAGTATAGAT CGGAAGAGAGTGCAAGAGCGATAACAGGAAATCCAATTCTACCGACTCCTTCGACATCTCATATGAATTTTCAGTTTCAACCATTTAACGCTGAAATTCCAGTTACATTTTCCTTGAAGAAAGAGCAACAAACCGGGTTCAATTTGAGGCCTGAAATTCCATCATGGCTATTGGTTGGAGGTGGTGGTGGTCCTGGACCTGGTCCAGGTCCTCCTCCGCCATCACCTATTGAGCTAAGCTCATCGATCTTCCAATCCTCTAGGTTCGGTGATCAGGACTACGCGCAGAATCACCAACAACAAGGATTCATGAACCCTAACCCTAGTCTATCCGGACCTACATCCGGAGCAATGGCTTCTTCCTCTCCACATATTTCTGCAACTGCGTTGTTGCAGAAAGCAGCTCAGATGGGTGCTACCATGAGCAACAAAGCTAGTACTGTTTCTGCAGCAGCAGCATTAGGTCCAGCCATGCTGGTCAGACCCCACCAAATTCACGTGTCTTCTTCTGCTACTGCTACTGAGTCTGTTAACAACGCAACAGATTTTGGACTCAATTTGTCTTCACGTGAAGACCTTACATCTGGGTTTTTCAATAGCTTGGCTTCTTATGGAAATAAagctgctactgctactgcttcTGCCGTAGTTGCTCACGCCACAATGCCTGTATCAACTCCAACTCCGTCTTCTCTTAACGATATGATGAATTCGTTCTCTTCCACTACTCCTACCGGATTTGAAGGATCAAACTTCGATGATCCATTCAGCAGCATTGGCATTTTGAATCCAAAAAACGGCAATGGTGATGGTAACGATGATATGACGAAAGATTTCTTAGGCCTAAGACCTCTTTCACATAGCGACATTTTCAACATAGCTGGTCTAGTTAATACTTCCAATGAAAATCAATCGCAAAATCACAAAACATGGCAAAGTTAA